TAAGCCCATTTTGACGGATCTGCTCCGAAATCAAATGGGATATGAAGGCGTCATCATATCAGATGATTTGGAAATGCATGCCGTTTCTAAGCGCTACTCCATTCGTGAGATGGTGCGGCTGGGTTTGCTCGCCGGTGTGGACTTGTTTTTGGTCTGTAGCGACATGGATAAAACCAGGGAAGCGATTGATGTCGCTCACGATTTGGTCGATCGAGGCGAAGTGCCCAGGCAGCGAGCTTTGGAAGCTTTAAATCGCTTAAGCCAGTGGCAGGTGTTTTTAGAATAGGAAGGTGAACTGATGACGGCGCAAATGATGGTCTCTCTGCTTTTGAAGGCTTTAGGGCCGGTTGCTTTTGGGATCGCGCTTGGCTATTTGGCGGGCCGAATGAAGCTCATTTCTGAAGAAGGCGCCCGCAATTTTTCAGGTTATGTCGTTACTTTTGCCTTGCCTATTTTGCTTTTTGTTAGCGCCTTTAACTTCACGCCAGCTCAACTGGAAGATCCTCCTTATATCTTGGCAATTGTGTTTTCCTTGGTGGGAATCTTTGTTCTGGGTGGGCTGATCGGCCATTGGGTTTTCAAGCTGCCTGTAGCAGAAACAGGTTTATTTGCCTGCAATAGCGGCTTTCCCGATATGGCCTTCTTCGGACTACCGGTTTTGTTAGCGGTGGTTGGGGCAGGAGCTCTGTTGCCTGTCATTATAGGTAATTTGGTCACCAGTATTGTCATGGTGCCGATCATTGTATTTATGCTCCAGCAAGGCAGTGCCAGGGCATCAGTACTTTCGATGGTGCTAGGTACACTGAAACAGCCAGTCGTATGGGCTCCTGTGCTGGGTTTGGTTTTGGTATTGGCAGGAATCAAATTACCATTGGCCGCAACGGATTCTTTGCAGCTAATTGGCGGCACTGCGGGCGGGATAGCATTGTTTACCCTGGGTGTGATTCTTTCCAGATTGCCCTTTCAGTTCAATTTATCCGTGCTGGCTGTGGTTGTTTTAAAAAATATCGTCATGCCATTGGCAGCGTTGATGCTATGTCGACTGCTCAGTGTTGAGTCTAGTTTGGCCAAAGGGGTTGTGATTATCGCGGCTTGTCCCTCTGGTACTATTGGCGCAATGCTATCATCGAAATTTTCAGTTGGTCAGCGAAGCATTCCTGCCGAAATTCTTGCGAGCAACGCTATTGGAATCGTTTCCATGGCGGTTTGGGTCGCCATGGTATCTGTCGCTTTTTAATCGCCAATAATGTTATGGTCATGCTTAGGTTTGTCTGTTGGAGCTATTTCCTGAAGCTTTTCCCCGGCGGTTCCCATGGCACCTGCTAGTTGAACGACATTTTCTCGATTTAAGAAACCTTCGAACCCATGGCAACGTTGCACATATTCCGTGAACAAAGTGGAATAGGGCGAATGGGTTGCAAATACCTGTCTCAGTGCAGCTGCGTTACACGCACCGACGATTTTAGAGACAAATTCTATTTTCTCTTTATCATGCAAAGTCGCGATAACGAAATCGATGTTTTTTACCCCAGAGGCATGGTCGCCATCGAGCACGGCATAAGCAATATGATGCAACCTTCTGCCATAGTTGCGCACATAGTCTTCGGTTGGCATGGGTGTATTGGCAAAAGAGTTAACCATGTAAGGCACATCGCTGGCTGAGATAACTTTAGCTGGAGAAAGTCCATCGTCACCATGAAGCGACCTCGTTGCGCAGGTGGCTGTATCCATAGTTGGGACATCGAAAGCGCCCCAAAAGTAGTAGTTGGTCAAACAAAGCAGTTCCAAGATTGCGTCTTCTCTATCCGATGCCAGAACGCGGGCGGCCAAATGATCCAAACCATTTAAAAGTGGCGCAACACCGAGCTTGATAGATAGCTCTTCCTGTTTGGCTAGCTGCTGCTCATCGCTCTGAGAAATAGAAAACGGCATGCCAAGTTCCAAAGAGTCGAAATCTATCAGATTCGCGCTCGTGTAACCCATTCGGTTGTAGGTAAAGTTCGACATATGAGTGAATGAAATATTCGGATTTGAATAAAATTGATTTTCTTGCGCTTCTGTATCGTAAAATCGAACACTGTGAGATTTTAAAATGGTCTTGGTTTGCTCTCTATCCTTAGTTCCAAATATTTCGCCTATGTACCGTGCCTGGGGTTTTGCTCTCGAGTTGGGGTACATCTTGTTAATCCGAACAATGTTGTCTTTATAATCTAAGCTTAGTGGCTCGAGCACAAAGAAAACGGGCTTATTTGCTCTATTAACTAGGCAGTAAATATTATGTGTGTCATTTCTAAAGCTCGCCTTGTACCGGTAAGGCGTCATTACATATAACTCTTTCAGATAAGAAATAGCATCCCCGGCCTGCACTTGGACTGCAACGCCACAAATGTTACCGAGAAGTTGGCCAAGTCCGCTTGACGCCCGACGTTCATAAATCTTAGGAAGATATTCGTTAAAATAGGCCGAATTTTTTTTATCGCCGGCTGGTTTATAGGTCATTGGATCAACGGACATAACTGAACTCCTTTTTAATCTAACTTGACGCCATCATGTTTTAATACTGCAGGATCGATCGAGTGGAGTTTCAAAAACTCCGGAATTTGAAGTAAAGTTTTCCCTTCATTCAACTTTTGAACGAAGCCTAACTCGCTATTTGCAATCTTGACGGCCTGTTCGTAAATGGCCTTCGCTTTGGCCGCTGGGAAGGCCAAAACGCCTGTGGAATCC
This sequence is a window from Myxococcota bacterium. Protein-coding genes within it:
- a CDS encoding AEC family transporter, giving the protein MTAQMMVSLLLKALGPVAFGIALGYLAGRMKLISEEGARNFSGYVVTFALPILLFVSAFNFTPAQLEDPPYILAIVFSLVGIFVLGGLIGHWVFKLPVAETGLFACNSGFPDMAFFGLPVLLAVVGAGALLPVIIGNLVTSIVMVPIIVFMLQQGSARASVLSMVLGTLKQPVVWAPVLGLVLVLAGIKLPLAATDSLQLIGGTAGGIALFTLGVILSRLPFQFNLSVLAVVVLKNIVMPLAALMLCRLLSVESSLAKGVVIIAACPSGTIGAMLSSKFSVGQRSIPAEILASNAIGIVSMAVWVAMVSVAF